The following DNA comes from Erigeron canadensis isolate Cc75 chromosome 3, C_canadensis_v1, whole genome shotgun sequence.
gctaatggtttgggttgatgttttgatggtcgatatttctccatgtgcataaATTCTAGCGTTAgattgtgttatttcttttgactttctatcaatcaatgtttgcataatgacattggttcccatctttgtcattatgagggggagaaaatattatAGTTGATATTGATTAAGGGAAGAAATGAGGATGATTGATAAGGAaagcaaggagaaaagtttaaagattgtgtttggttgtttcaaaaaGGGTTAAGGGGAGAAAATGTGTGATGTCAAAGAGTAAAGTCTTCATGATACAAAGATTTTCATAcatatttcagtcaattgagatCAGTTTTTCGCTGACTTTGGCATAGTCTTTGCCAACTGAGCTTTTACTTCGGAGATGAATTTGGTATTGACTTCAATCGATAAGAATGGAATGATAATCTGTGTATCATCAATAGctaagatgaaaggatattctctcaagatggttcaaaagttcaaaaatacttaaaaatgtttatactcatgaattgaggaggagcatgaatctttcataagagacttatccaaagttcattcaaatgcttactctccaaagtgttcaagttgaagTGACAAAGATCGAAGcgtcaaaaagttgaaagattagTTAGAACATTCAAGTCAAAAGAAgtaagcttcaaaagagtcttcattaacatacttcattcaagatcttcaagtcatgcAACAACACTTAAGTGTATACATAAAGAGGGAGAGTACTTATTTATGAGAATTCATTCCAAGAAGATAAAGTTCACTCAAGAAGACATTAAGGTTTGTgacttcattgttctctttAGAAAGCATAAAGACTTGTTCAACTTCATTATCCTCATTGAAGATCGAAGAATCAAGAAGctgaatttcactcaagaatcaaagattgaagaatcaaaatccaagtttataccttccgcatttcaaaaacaactctgattcatgattcaacaatcctcgaatatttaagacacacacacactctctattctctgttcaaaaagaacattgagaatcaattcatgatttaacttcaagaagtccaagaccaagactgaatcaagttctacaaAGACAAGAAAGGAAGCTTttaagacttgtttcaacacaccaattgtcttcaccacagGGCTCATCAAATCAACAAGACAAGATAACActtacttcattcattacaatatatcactaagggggagaatgttagaaatccaaaatagtgataaattgtaatttagacaAGAGGACTttcttgtagttaagtcataggtgtatgattactaaggttgaggggctaattgtgataaatAGCATAGTTGTatagttagcctataaatacccctcataaCTTTGTAAGCCTTACACTcacacattaattccaatcagcAACTTTAACACAcatacactttctctctcaaaacatacacaaacaccaagaacatacACTCACCATAACCGCCATTGATGACGTGAATTTGGTGCTAGAAATTGTGTTATCACAATGTCCCAAAACAATACCTTCTTTAACCATAAAGTGACATTTTTCCGAGTTTAAGACCAAATGTGCCCGTTCACACCTTTCCATCATCTTATCAAGACTCACTAGACAATTTTCAAAAGAACttccaaacacaaaaaaatcatccataaaaacTTCCATGGATGTTTCAATCACATCCAGAAAAATAGCAATCATACAACGTTGGAAAGTCCCCGGGACATTACAAAGACCGaatggcatcctcctataggcataagtgccaAAGGGGCAAGTAAAGGTGGTATTctcttggtctttcgggtcaatgggtatttgaaagtacctggaaaacccatccaaaaaacaaaaatactcattttcggcgagccgttcgagcatttgatcgATAAAGGGCAATGGGAAATGGTCCTTGCGGGTTGCATCATTTAGCttccgataatcaatacataccctccaaCCCGTGACATTTCTAGTaggaattaattcatttttatcatttagaacaacagtcatcccaccctttttcggtacacaaTGTATCGGACTCAGCCATGAACTATCCgagatggggaatatgattcccgcatccaACAAGTTAATAACTTCCTTTTTCACAACATCTTTCATGTTCGGGTTTaatctccgttgtctttgcacaataggtttaacattatcaacaaaatttattgtgtgcttacaaaattctggacttatacccggaatatcggaaattttccatgcaaaggcccTTTTATGGGCCCTCAAGACAGTAATAAGCctagatttttcatcctccatcaaagaagatgaaatgacaACAGGGAGGAAAGATGTACCTTCTAAGTATGCATACTCCAAATGATCCGGAAGCGGTTTGAGCTCCAAATCGGTGGGAAGGCTCTCAACTGAAGTAAGCACCCGTGTGCTTCATCAACGCTTAACGCCATCAACGCTTAACtcttcaaatgattcatcatccGGTGGAGTTTCATCAACGCTTAACGCCATGATCTCTTGCATCATCTCATCAACCATTTCATGTTattcttcactacaagctaacaAAGCTTGCCCATCTTCCATATCCAAGTAATCCATAAGCTCTTTTTCCAAGGCATCCTCCTCTTTGATAACAtctatcctgaaacaagattcatcacacaAGTAAGGATGTTTAAGAGCTCTATCAACATTAAAAACAACTCGGTCATCACCGACACCTAAAGAAATTTCCTTGGCCTTAACCCGGATGATTGCATCCGCGGTCATAAGGAATGGTCGTCCTAGGATTAGAGGCACATTAACATCCACCTCCATTTGTAGTATAACAAAATCAACCAGGAAAATCATATGACCCACCTTAATTTGCAAATTctccgctatccccatgggatattggaatgatctatccgcaagcctaatgctcatgcaGGTCGGGGTCAATTCACCTAAAGACAATTTCTTATAAACCGAataaggcattaaattaatgtTGGCCCCAAGATTGGCCAATGCCTTATACAATTTAAttccaaaagaacaagaaataaaaaaactccctggatcttccAACTTAGGGGGAATCTCATTCTTGATTATGGCGAAACACTCGGCACTCATGACTGTCATCTTCCCTTCTTCCAACTTCTTTCTATCCGCTAtaagatctttgagaaacttcgCATAATTaggcatacctgcaagaagatcaactaGAGGAATAGTAATATTAACAGTTTGAATCAAATCAACAAATTTCTTAAAGTTTTCCTTGATCTTTGCCTTCTTTAACCATTGAGGAAATGGCACCTTTG
Coding sequences within:
- the LOC122591561 gene encoding uncharacterized protein LOC122591561; translation: MASQWDAMTTRLDGIANKLEQSTKSTQATFQDIEAKIERLGNPNRQLGTLPSNTQPNHKPQQSNQGSGSKYTPPNARNEQVNAITTRAAEEPVDDEIEMEPNPALKTPAVPSTTVEKPTVETPSVKPYEPKVPFPQWLKKAKIKENFKKFVDLIQTVNITIPLVDLLAGMPNYAKFLKDLIADRKKLEEGKMTVMSAECFAIIKNEIPPKLEDPGSFFISCSFGIKLYKALANLGANINLMPYSVDVNVPLILGRPFLMTADAIIRVKAKEISLGVGDDRVVFNVDRALKHPYLCDESCFRIDVIKEEDALEKELMDYLDMEDGQALLACSEE